GAACTCCTCGTTGTTGTTGCCATCATCGGTATTCTTGCAGCTATGATCCTCCCAGCTCTCGGTACTGCTCGTGATAAAGCACAACAAAAAACTTGTACGAATAACGTCAAGCAAGTTGGTACAGCTATGATCATGTACTTCTCCGATGGTTCCGAAACGCTCATGCCAGGTATGGTAACT
The genomic region above belongs to Lentisphaera araneosa HTCC2155 and contains:
- a CDS encoding type II secretion system protein, which codes for MNKKFTLIELLVVVAIIGILAAMILPALGTARDKAQQKTCTNNVKQVGTAMIMYFSDGSETLMPGMVT